The Triticum aestivum cultivar Chinese Spring chromosome 3A, IWGSC CS RefSeq v2.1, whole genome shotgun sequence genome includes a region encoding these proteins:
- the LOC123059942 gene encoding ethylene-responsive transcription factor ERF118, with protein MAPLSQHHMRIRDALAKKTKTKMLAGFGVKPSAALSKPAQLQAQTLLPAAQPPRRRVRVLYEDPDATDSDTDDEEAAAAPASSKRCFELFLGKALPAKLFAKPVTPTAAASAVAACTTSSAEGHRGVRLRKWGKWAAEIRNPFSGKREWLGTFDTADLASAAYQAASRSFIEEKRRRRGQSVAAASPAQSAASTTPTSSSTPTASSSSSTSAAPFAHPSPSSVLEATKPAAESLSPEPTPVPVMVSTPVVSTTAETAQLPDDPEFYQDLLRGLQLPDIDPMDFRAGLDALDVSEASAYLDGEQDLLLGDLADEDLELDMDLDIGDDFLDMPGCDFGRGMDDFLQTVDFCV; from the coding sequence ATGGCGCCGTTGAGCCAGCACCACATGCGCATCAGGGACGCTCTggccaagaagaccaagaccaagatgCTCGCCGGGTTTGGCGTCAAGCCCTCGGCCGCTCTCTCCAAGCCGGCGCAGCTGCAGGCGCAGACGCTGCTGCCCGCTGCGCAGCCACCGAGGCGGCGCGTGCGCGTCCTGTACGAGGACCCCGACGCCACCGACTCGGACACCGACGacgaggaggccgccgccgcccctgcttcGTCCAAGCGCTGCTTCGAGCTGTTCCTTGGCAAGGCCCTGCCGGCCAAGTTGTTTGCCAAGCCGGTCACTCCGACCGCCGCGGCTTCTGCCGTCGCTGCCTGCACCACCAGCAGCGCCGAGGGCCACCGTGGGGTGCGCCTCCGCAAGTGGGGCAAATGGGCGGCCGAGATCCGCAACCCGTTCTCCGGCAAGAGGGAGTGGCTTGGCACCTTCGACACTGCCGACTTGGCCTCCGCTGCCTACCAGGCTGCCTCCCGGAGCTTTATCGAGGAGAAGCGTCGCCGCCGTGGCCAGTCTGTGGCCGCGGCCTCACCTGCTCAGTCGGCTGCGTCAACAACACCGACGTCGTCTTCTACGCCGACGGCATCTtcgtcgtcctccacctcggctgCTCCATTCGCCCACCCGTCGCCGTCCTCTGTCCTGGAAGCTACCAAGCCAGCAGCTGAGTCCCTGTCGCCTGAGCCGACTCCAGTCCCTGTGATGGTGTCCACACCCGTGGTGTCCACAACGGCTGAGACTGCGCAGCTTCCTGACGACCCAGAGTTCTACCAGGACCTTCTGCGTGGTCTTCAGCTGCCGGACATTGACCCAATGGACTTCCGCGCCGGGCTTGATGCCTTGGATGTCTCCGAGGCGTCGGCTTACTTGGACGGCGAACAGGACCTGCTGCTCGGTGACCTGGCCGACGAGGACCTTGAGCTGGACATGGACCTCGACATCGGCGACGACTTCCTCGACATGCCTGGCTGCGACTTTGGCCGAGGCATGGATGATTTCCTGCAAACCGTCGATTTCTGCGTGTGA